In one Deinococcus aquiradiocola genomic region, the following are encoded:
- a CDS encoding macro domain-containing protein, whose product MVTAANAQLAGGGGVDGVIHRAAGPELLRAIRAIRHCEPGSAVITPAFDLSRQGVQHVVHAVGPIWRGGTANEAVLLAGAYRRSLELTVQAGCGSVAFPAISTGVYGYPLPLAAQVTVQAVRAFLQGRPDLRVRVVLYDRGALNVFLRADRAAGQDAGTRTDGHGTPQ is encoded by the coding sequence ATCGTGACGGCCGCGAACGCGCAGCTGGCGGGCGGGGGCGGCGTGGACGGCGTCATTCACCGCGCGGCGGGGCCGGAGCTGCTGCGCGCCATCCGCGCCATCCGGCACTGCGAGCCGGGGTCGGCCGTCATCACGCCCGCCTTCGACCTGTCCCGGCAGGGCGTGCAGCACGTCGTGCACGCGGTCGGCCCCATCTGGCGGGGCGGCACGGCCAACGAGGCGGTCCTGCTGGCAGGCGCGTACCGCCGCAGCCTGGAGCTGACGGTGCAGGCCGGGTGCGGCAGCGTGGCGTTCCCGGCCATCAGCACGGGCGTGTACGGGTACCCGCTGCCGCTGGCGGCGCAGGTGACGGTGCAGGCCGTACGGGCCTTCCTGCAGGGCAGGCCGGACCTGCGGGTGCGGGTGGTGCTGTACGACCGGGGCGCCCTGAACGTGTTCCTGCGCGCGGACCGGGCGGCCGGGCAGGACGCCGGAACGCGCACGGACGGGCACGGAACACCCCAGTAA
- a CDS encoding molybdenum cofactor biosynthesis protein MoaE encodes MLKVVLFARLKREAGLEQLSLPLPVPPTVRAVAAQLEAQYSLNLRGCMVAVNEVYADPDAAVQDGDEVAFLPPVAGGSEDAPTEFVQVTDRELRLERASDFLVRPAYGAQAYFVGTVRSPNLGKVVDFIEYEGYAPMAERVMRDAAAQARARHGEELGVYVQHRTGRLTPGEVSILIGVGSPHRRAALEACDFLIEHLKVVLPVWKLEGDEDGEHWVKGQTSSGTL; translated from the coding sequence ATGTTGAAGGTCGTGTTGTTTGCCCGCCTGAAGCGCGAGGCGGGCCTGGAGCAGCTGAGCCTGCCGCTGCCCGTGCCGCCCACCGTCCGCGCCGTGGCCGCGCAGCTGGAAGCGCAGTACAGCCTGAACCTGCGCGGCTGCATGGTCGCCGTGAACGAGGTGTACGCCGACCCGGACGCGGCCGTGCAGGACGGCGACGAGGTCGCGTTCCTGCCGCCCGTCGCGGGCGGGTCGGAGGACGCGCCCACCGAGTTCGTGCAGGTCACGGACCGCGAACTGCGCCTGGAGCGCGCGAGCGACTTCCTGGTGCGGCCCGCGTACGGCGCGCAGGCGTACTTCGTGGGCACGGTCCGCTCACCGAACCTCGGGAAGGTCGTGGACTTCATCGAGTACGAGGGGTACGCGCCCATGGCGGAACGCGTGATGCGCGACGCCGCCGCGCAGGCCCGCGCGCGGCACGGCGAGGAGCTCGGCGTGTACGTGCAGCACCGCACGGGCCGCCTCACGCCCGGCGAGGTCAGCATCCTGATCGGGGTGGGCAGCCCGCACCGCCGCGCGGCGCTCGAAGCGTGCGATTTCCTGATCGAGCACCTGAAGGTCGTGCTGCCCGTCTGGAAGCTGGAGGGCGATGAGGACGGCGAGCACTGGGTGAAGGGCCAGACGAGCAGCGGCACGCTCTGA
- a CDS encoding DinB family protein, translating to MNVPDYYDYLCAAREQLWNFLRALPADDLNRDLIEGERFRNIKDLLLHVMDFEDHWVHGVARDVRGYHAQDFRHEWSVPNASQYDLNWILEYSRSVQAETLKFLASGPDLSADVPLIKDDPGESTVTLDQLMWNVMTHEVRHTAQIVLLIRMLGHTPPWLDYLRFARPHSPA from the coding sequence ATGAATGTTCCCGACTATTACGACTACCTGTGCGCTGCCCGTGAGCAGCTCTGGAACTTTCTGCGTGCGCTGCCCGCCGATGACCTGAACCGTGACCTGATTGAAGGGGAACGCTTCCGGAACATCAAGGACCTGCTGCTGCACGTGATGGATTTCGAGGACCACTGGGTGCACGGCGTGGCCCGCGACGTGCGCGGTTACCACGCGCAGGACTTCCGGCACGAGTGGAGCGTCCCGAACGCCAGCCAGTACGACCTGAACTGGATTCTGGAGTACAGCCGCAGCGTGCAGGCCGAAACCCTGAAGTTCCTGGCGTCCGGCCCGGACCTGAGCGCCGACGTGCCGCTCATCAAGGACGATCCCGGCGAGAGCACCGTCACGCTCGACCAGCTGATGTGGAACGTCATGACGCACGAGGTGCGGCACACGGCGCAGATCGTGCTGCTCATCCGCATGCTGGGTCACACGCCGCCGTGGCTGGACTACCTGCGTTTCGCGCGCCCGCACTCGCCCGCCTGA
- a CDS encoding aminotransferase class I/II-fold pyridoxal phosphate-dependent enzyme — MTTLRTGWTSWRAAAVPGSVFTLMNAAVAQARAAGHGIIDLSIGSSDGTPPAAALDAVRSAADRPDTYRYPLFSDTAPLREAAAQYMRRRFGVTLDPVTQVLPLIGAQEGLAHLLLATTDPGDTLLMPDPCYPPYYGAAAVAGLQVVPLPLHAEHAFLPVLADVPAGVHPRALLLNYPNNPTSAVATRAFFEQAAHWCRERGTLLVHDHPYAELTYPAPGEDDLAPSALQATDDTFGGVVELHSLSKSHHMGGFRVGFAVGDADVIAALARVKGAVDFHPWLGIQAAATAALGTVPGGLQVFRERRDALVPALHALGWDVRWPQASMYVWARPRQGGADLADSVSFAVRAARETGVAVSPGRAFGQMGEGYVRFALVQPPEVLREAVERLSRVPLMP, encoded by the coding sequence ATGACGACCCTGCGGACCGGCTGGACTTCATGGCGCGCGGCGGCCGTGCCGGGCAGCGTGTTCACCCTCATGAACGCCGCCGTGGCGCAGGCCCGCGCGGCCGGGCACGGCATCATCGACCTCTCGATCGGCTCGTCGGACGGCACGCCGCCCGCCGCCGCGCTGGACGCCGTGCGGAGCGCCGCGGACCGGCCGGACACGTACCGTTACCCGCTGTTCAGCGACACGGCCCCGCTGCGCGAGGCGGCCGCGCAGTACATGCGGCGGCGCTTCGGAGTGACGCTCGACCCGGTCACGCAGGTCCTGCCGCTCATCGGGGCGCAGGAGGGCCTCGCTCACCTGCTGCTCGCCACCACCGACCCCGGCGACACCCTGCTGATGCCGGACCCGTGCTACCCGCCCTACTACGGCGCGGCGGCCGTGGCGGGCCTGCAGGTGGTGCCGCTCCCGCTGCACGCCGAGCACGCGTTCCTGCCGGTGCTGGCGGACGTGCCTGCGGGCGTGCACCCGCGCGCCCTGCTGCTGAACTACCCGAACAACCCCACGAGCGCCGTGGCGACCCGCGCGTTCTTCGAGCAGGCCGCGCACTGGTGCCGTGAACGCGGCACGCTGCTCGTCCACGACCACCCGTACGCGGAACTGACGTACCCGGCGCCCGGCGAGGACGACCTCGCCCCGAGCGCGCTGCAGGCGACGGACGACACGTTCGGCGGGGTGGTGGAGCTGCACAGCCTGTCGAAATCGCATCACATGGGCGGGTTCCGGGTGGGGTTCGCGGTGGGTGACGCGGACGTGATCGCAGCCCTCGCGCGCGTGAAGGGCGCCGTGGACTTCCACCCGTGGCTGGGCATTCAGGCGGCAGCCACGGCGGCGCTCGGGACGGTGCCGGGCGGCCTGCAGGTGTTCCGGGAGCGGCGGGACGCGCTGGTGCCCGCCCTGCACGCGCTCGGCTGGGACGTGCGCTGGCCGCAGGCGAGCATGTACGTGTGGGCGCGTCCCAGGCAGGGCGGCGCGGACCTCGCGGACAGCGTGTCGTTCGCGGTGCGGGCCGCGCGCGAGACGGGCGTGGCCGTGTCGCCGGGCCGCGCCTTCGGGCAGATGGGGGAGGGGTACGTCCGATTCGCGCTCGTGCAGCCCCCGGAAGTGCTGCGTGAGGCCGTGGAGCGCCTCTCCCGCGTCCCCCTCATGCCCTGA
- a CDS encoding tRNA dihydrouridine synthase yields the protein MTPGFYARRLARPGAVLAPMAGYSDAPMRRLSAEQGALWTVSEMISARGLVLGNEGPDLTIGRPYPGEQDRVVQLYGAEPDILAEGARRAVSWFGASAVDLNMGCPVPKIKGKGGACLLLTPEVAYALVSAMRAAVPVDVSAKIRLGYDRVRAVEIAQGLAAAGASLITVHGRTSAQRYTGTADWDAVAQVAAAVPVPVVGSGDVTDLATLRLRQRSGVAAVMVGRGAVGNPWLFAQANGTLDREPGDADRARAALRHTVLNAAWYGERRGLLQMRKVLPRYFAHRPEWREALVGCSTVQDAREALTRLTGTPLAEDAGAGPAGELAGAPFMPSTSGYDESRP from the coding sequence ATGACGCCCGGTTTCTACGCCCGCAGGCTCGCCCGTCCCGGCGCGGTTCTCGCCCCGATGGCGGGGTACTCGGACGCGCCCATGCGCCGGTTGTCGGCGGAGCAGGGGGCGCTGTGGACGGTGTCCGAGATGATCAGTGCGCGCGGTCTGGTGCTCGGCAACGAGGGGCCGGACCTGACGATCGGTCGGCCGTACCCGGGCGAGCAGGACCGCGTGGTGCAGCTGTACGGCGCGGAGCCGGACATCCTGGCGGAGGGCGCGCGGCGGGCCGTGTCGTGGTTCGGCGCGTCGGCAGTGGACCTGAACATGGGCTGCCCCGTCCCGAAGATCAAGGGGAAGGGCGGCGCGTGCCTGCTGCTCACGCCGGAGGTGGCGTACGCGCTGGTGAGCGCCATGCGGGCGGCCGTGCCGGTGGACGTGAGCGCCAAGATCCGCCTCGGGTACGACCGGGTGCGGGCGGTGGAGATCGCGCAGGGTCTCGCGGCAGCCGGGGCGAGCCTCATCACGGTGCACGGCCGGACGAGCGCGCAGCGGTACACGGGCACAGCCGACTGGGACGCCGTGGCGCAGGTGGCGGCGGCCGTGCCGGTCCCGGTGGTGGGGAGCGGCGACGTGACGGACCTCGCCACGCTGCGCCTGCGGCAGCGGAGCGGCGTGGCGGCCGTCATGGTGGGGCGCGGCGCGGTCGGGAACCCGTGGCTGTTCGCGCAGGCGAACGGCACACTGGACCGCGAGCCGGGCGACGCCGACCGGGCACGCGCGGCCCTGCGGCACACGGTCCTGAATGCCGCGTGGTACGGCGAGCGGCGCGGCCTGCTGCAGATGCGCAAGGTGCTGCCCCGGTACTTCGCGCACCGTCCGGAGTGGCGGGAGGCGCTGGTGGGGTGCTCCACCGTGCAGGACGCCCGTGAGGCCCTCACGCGCCTGACCGGCACGCCGCTGGCGGAGGACGCCGGGGCGGGACCGGCGGGGGAGCTGGCAGGTGCGCCGTTCATGCCGTCCACTTCGGGGTATGATGAGAGCAGGCCATGA
- a CDS encoding Fur family transcriptional regulator: MTMVRNTRQRQAVVQALRETHTHPDAAWIHGQVRATLPSISLGTVYRTLDALVRDGVVMTIERAGQATRYDYKHEGHGHHHVVCRTCGAIYDIPAEAVPMPASGLPQGFQVQDVRLEYHGVCTDCTRAEKRG, encoded by the coding sequence ATGACGATGGTCCGCAACACCCGCCAGCGTCAGGCCGTCGTTCAGGCCCTGCGCGAAACCCACACCCACCCGGACGCCGCCTGGATTCACGGGCAGGTGCGCGCCACGCTGCCCAGCATCAGCCTCGGCACCGTGTACCGCACCCTGGACGCCCTCGTGCGGGACGGCGTCGTCATGACCATCGAACGCGCCGGGCAGGCCACCCGCTACGACTACAAGCACGAGGGGCACGGCCACCACCACGTCGTGTGCCGCACCTGCGGCGCCATCTACGACATTCCCGCAGAGGCCGTCCCCATGCCCGCCAGCGGCCTCCCACAGGGCTTCCAGGTGCAGGACGTGCGACTGGAATACCACGGCGTCTGCACCGACTGCACCCGCGCCGAGAAACGCGGCTGA
- a CDS encoding potassium/proton antiporter, giving the protein MPEAHRTELYLLVAGVLLLVSIVGSKASGRIGVPSLLLFLGVGMLAGSDGPGGIVFSNYGLAQSIGTLALALILFRGGLGTSWTEVRPVLGSGVSLATLGVLLTTALMGAFAHAVFGLPWLPALLLGAVVSSTDASAVFTVLQERRLGLHGQITPLLELESGGNDPMAVFLTLGLTGLILHPEQSVWTLLPFFLKQMLIGALVGWVLGRASLWALNRLSLQFEGLYSVMTIALALVVFGAAGQLGGSGFLAVYLAGLVLGNADFIHKRSLTQFHDGFSWLMQIGMFLTLGLLVNPRELLPTAGLALSCALFLMFVARPVSVYLSLAFSHMPRRDRGMVAWVGLRGAVPIVLATFPLLAGVSGAQTLFNVVFFIVVSSVLLQGTTLRHVARLLRVHGDLPRQPTFPLTYLPTGYDRTKMAEVDVAPGSAADTRRIVDLRLPPDALVILIHRDGQYLIPRGATHLHRGDSVLVLAGGDDLRQVRHLFGQPDAPVPTPGTLPT; this is encoded by the coding sequence ATGCCTGAAGCGCACCGCACCGAACTGTACCTGCTGGTGGCGGGCGTCCTGCTGCTCGTCAGCATCGTGGGCAGCAAGGCCTCCGGCCGGATCGGCGTGCCGAGCCTGCTGCTGTTCCTGGGGGTCGGCATGCTCGCCGGGTCGGACGGGCCGGGCGGCATCGTGTTCAGCAACTACGGGCTCGCGCAGAGCATCGGCACGCTCGCCCTGGCCCTGATCCTCTTCCGGGGCGGGCTCGGCACGAGCTGGACCGAGGTGCGGCCCGTGCTGGGCAGCGGTGTGTCGCTCGCGACGCTCGGCGTGCTGCTCACCACGGCCCTCATGGGCGCCTTCGCGCACGCCGTGTTCGGCCTGCCGTGGCTGCCCGCCCTGCTGCTCGGCGCGGTCGTGAGCAGCACCGACGCGTCCGCCGTGTTCACGGTCCTGCAGGAACGCCGCCTGGGCCTGCACGGGCAGATCACGCCGCTGCTGGAACTGGAGTCCGGCGGGAACGACCCGATGGCGGTGTTCCTCACGCTCGGCCTGACGGGCCTGATCCTGCACCCGGAGCAGAGCGTGTGGACGCTCCTGCCGTTCTTCCTGAAGCAGATGCTGATCGGCGCGCTCGTCGGCTGGGTGCTGGGCCGCGCGTCCCTGTGGGCCCTGAACCGCCTCAGCCTGCAGTTCGAGGGGCTGTACTCCGTCATGACCATCGCGCTCGCGCTCGTGGTGTTCGGCGCGGCCGGACAGCTGGGCGGCAGCGGCTTCCTCGCCGTGTACCTCGCGGGCCTCGTGCTCGGCAACGCCGACTTCATCCACAAGCGCTCCCTCACGCAGTTCCACGACGGGTTCTCGTGGCTCATGCAGATCGGGATGTTCCTCACGCTGGGCCTGCTCGTCAACCCGCGCGAACTGCTCCCCACCGCCGGACTGGCCCTGTCGTGCGCGCTGTTCCTGATGTTCGTCGCGCGGCCCGTCAGCGTGTACCTGAGCCTCGCCTTCTCGCACATGCCGCGCCGCGACCGCGGCATGGTCGCCTGGGTGGGCCTGCGCGGCGCGGTCCCCATCGTGCTCGCCACGTTCCCGCTCCTGGCGGGCGTCAGCGGCGCGCAGACGCTGTTCAACGTGGTGTTCTTCATCGTGGTGAGCAGCGTGCTGCTGCAGGGCACCACCCTGCGGCACGTGGCGCGCCTGCTGCGCGTGCACGGCGACCTGCCGCGCCAGCCGACCTTTCCGCTCACGTACCTTCCCACCGGGTACGACCGCACCAAGATGGCCGAAGTGGACGTCGCGCCCGGCAGTGCCGCCGACACGCGCCGCATCGTGGACCTGCGCCTCCCGCCCGACGCGCTCGTGATCCTCATTCACCGCGACGGGCAGTACCTCATCCCGCGCGGCGCGACGCACCTGCACCGCGGCGACAGCGTGCTGGTCCTGGCGGGCGGCGACGACCTGCGGCAGGTCCGGCACCTGTTCGGTCAGCCGGACGCCCCAGTGCCCACCCCCGGCACGCTCCCCACCTGA
- a CDS encoding carbonic anhydrase, whose product MSDTPPDYETRILDAIRRGASMVDIAGLKPARVNSPGEAIRALKDGNARFFSNQASRPELGANERRAQIMGQTPFAVVLACSDSRVPVELVFDQGFGDLFVVRVAGNVVGEAGLGTVEYAVRHLNVNLVMVMGHEGCGAVQAAMMPEEEIAQEPDALQQLIRRIQPSLEGLPVIRDRKARMREAVLNNVRHQAAALRAQPVVRDAEASGQIRVIGGFYEIGSGAVDFLTDEDDLRP is encoded by the coding sequence ATGAGCGACACACCGCCCGACTACGAGACGCGCATTCTGGACGCCATCCGCCGCGGCGCGAGCATGGTGGACATCGCGGGCCTCAAGCCTGCCCGCGTGAACAGTCCCGGCGAGGCGATCCGGGCCCTCAAGGACGGCAACGCCCGCTTCTTCTCCAACCAGGCGTCCCGGCCGGAACTCGGCGCGAACGAACGCCGCGCGCAGATCATGGGGCAGACGCCCTTCGCGGTGGTCCTGGCGTGCAGCGACAGCCGCGTGCCGGTGGAGCTGGTGTTCGACCAGGGGTTCGGGGACCTGTTCGTGGTGCGTGTCGCGGGGAACGTGGTGGGCGAGGCGGGCCTCGGCACGGTCGAGTACGCGGTCCGGCACCTGAACGTGAACCTCGTGATGGTGATGGGGCACGAGGGCTGCGGCGCCGTGCAGGCCGCCATGATGCCCGAGGAGGAGATCGCGCAGGAGCCCGACGCGCTCCAGCAGCTCATCCGGCGCATCCAGCCGAGTCTGGAGGGCCTGCCCGTCATCCGGGACCGCAAGGCACGCATGCGGGAAGCGGTGCTGAACAACGTCCGGCACCAGGCGGCCGCGCTGCGCGCCCAGCCGGTGGTGCGCGACGCCGAGGCGAGCGGGCAGATCCGCGTGATCGGCGGCTTCTACGAGATCGGGTCGGGCGCCGTGGACTTCCTGACGGACGAGGACGACCTGCGCCCCTGA
- a CDS encoding 2Fe-2S iron-sulfur cluster-binding protein: MPTVTVTGLPSPIRIEAHEGERLVLALERGGTGILHRCGGAARCTTCRVKFEAGEPERMTVAERDKLQEKDLLGTARLSCQILCDHDMTLTPLQTESGTGLEAGKAPAEQIEPDPVWV, encoded by the coding sequence ATGCCCACCGTGACCGTGACCGGCCTCCCCTCCCCCATCCGCATCGAAGCGCACGAGGGCGAACGCCTGGTGCTGGCGCTGGAACGCGGCGGGACCGGCATCCTGCACCGCTGCGGCGGCGCGGCGCGCTGCACCACCTGCCGCGTAAAGTTCGAGGCGGGCGAACCGGAACGCATGACGGTCGCCGAACGCGACAAGCTGCAGGAGAAGGACCTGCTCGGCACCGCGCGCCTCTCCTGCCAGATCCTGTGCGACCATGACATGACGCTCACGCCGCTGCAGACGGAGAGCGGCACGGGCCTGGAGGCCGGGAAGGCGCCCGCCGAGCAGATCGAGCCGGACCCCGTCTGGGTCTGA
- a CDS encoding adenine deaminase encodes MTTDEFEVRQRLVRVAQGHEDADLLIRDARVVNVLTREVYAADVAVAGGRIAAVGGGYRAARTLDARGAFLAPGFVDAHIHIESTMLTPARFAQVVRPHGTTGVVAEPHELVNVLGLDGLHWMLQAGRGSGVRVFASLPSCVPASAFERGGAALTPEDVRAGLAVPGVLGLAEMMNYPGVLGLDEGVWGILREAGGRRDGHAAGLGGRELQAYAAAGIHSDHEAVTPQEALERLRAGLWLMVREGSAARNLEALLPVLRGDHTGGRVPRRAMLVSDDVGVDELLALGHLDRLMRTCVAGGMHPADALALVTCNPAEYWGLHDMGVVAPGHHADLVLLEDLRDFRVLESLVGGEPLGTQAVTPRLAGGRVDLGAGWDTVSLAVPVHWPVIGVRPDQIVTDRLPAPDAAAQDGGGQGMDGPLTRLVVADRYGRGEVAACWAHGIGLTRGAVALSVLHDAHHVIVAGADEASIRAAGRALEAMGGGVVVHDGQRITAQLPLPFAGLMTDDAPLSAARDAEGITAAMHALGSGLPYPITTLSFLGLSVIPSLKLTPAGLLDVDAWTLVDREAAPA; translated from the coding sequence ATGACGACAGACGAATTCGAGGTGCGCCAGCGGCTGGTGCGGGTGGCGCAGGGCCACGAGGACGCGGACCTGCTGATCCGGGACGCGCGGGTGGTGAACGTCCTGACGCGCGAGGTGTACGCGGCGGACGTGGCGGTCGCGGGCGGCCGGATCGCCGCGGTGGGCGGCGGCTACCGTGCGGCGCGCACGCTGGACGCGCGGGGCGCGTTCCTGGCGCCGGGCTTCGTGGACGCGCACATTCACATCGAGTCGACGATGCTGACGCCCGCCCGGTTCGCGCAGGTGGTGCGGCCGCACGGCACGACGGGCGTGGTGGCCGAGCCGCACGAGCTGGTGAACGTGCTGGGCCTGGACGGCCTGCACTGGATGCTGCAGGCGGGGCGCGGGAGTGGCGTGCGGGTGTTCGCGAGCCTGCCGTCGTGCGTCCCGGCGAGCGCGTTCGAGCGGGGCGGGGCGGCCCTCACGCCGGAGGACGTGCGCGCGGGGCTGGCGGTGCCGGGCGTGCTGGGCCTCGCGGAGATGATGAATTACCCGGGCGTGCTGGGCCTCGACGAGGGCGTGTGGGGCATCCTGCGCGAGGCGGGCGGGCGGCGGGACGGGCATGCGGCGGGCCTGGGCGGGCGGGAGCTGCAGGCGTACGCGGCGGCCGGCATTCACAGCGATCACGAGGCGGTCACGCCGCAGGAGGCGCTGGAGCGCCTGCGGGCGGGCCTGTGGCTGATGGTGCGCGAGGGGTCCGCCGCGCGGAACCTGGAGGCGCTGCTGCCGGTCCTGCGCGGCGATCACACGGGCGGGCGGGTGCCGCGCCGTGCGATGCTCGTCAGTGACGACGTGGGCGTGGACGAACTGCTCGCGCTGGGGCACCTGGACCGCCTGATGCGGACGTGCGTGGCGGGCGGCATGCACCCGGCGGACGCGCTGGCACTCGTGACGTGCAACCCCGCCGAGTACTGGGGCCTGCACGACATGGGCGTGGTCGCGCCGGGCCATCACGCGGACCTGGTGCTGCTGGAGGACCTGCGGGACTTCCGGGTGCTGGAGTCGCTGGTGGGCGGCGAGCCACTCGGGACGCAGGCGGTCACGCCGCGCCTGGCGGGCGGCCGGGTGGACCTGGGGGCCGGGTGGGACACCGTATCGCTCGCGGTGCCCGTGCACTGGCCGGTGATCGGCGTGCGGCCCGACCAGATCGTGACGGACCGCCTGCCCGCCCCGGACGCAGCGGCACAGGACGGGGGCGGGCAGGGCATGGACGGGCCGCTCACGCGGCTGGTCGTGGCGGACCGCTACGGGCGTGGCGAGGTGGCGGCCTGCTGGGCGCACGGCATCGGGCTCACGCGCGGCGCGGTCGCACTGAGCGTCCTGCACGACGCGCATCACGTGATCGTGGCGGGCGCGGACGAGGCCAGCATCCGCGCGGCCGGACGGGCACTGGAGGCGATGGGCGGCGGCGTGGTCGTGCACGACGGGCAGCGCATCACGGCGCAGCTGCCCCTGCCCTTTGCGGGCCTCATGACGGACGACGCGCCCCTCTCGGCCGCGCGGGACGCGGAAGGCATCACGGCCGCCATGCACGCCCTCGGCAGCGGCCTGCCATACCCCATCACCACACTCAGCTTCCTGGGCCTGAGCGTCATCCCGTCCCTGAAACTCACCCCGGCGGGCCTGCTGGACGTGGACGCCTGGACGCTCGTGGACCGGGAGGCCGCGCCCGCCTGA
- a CDS encoding MFS transporter: MPWSQPWTVLRLILLLMSSEFVRTGLLVSYLPLVAPGLHLSAGAVGLIFGVHYLADALAKGPVGVLTERYGLGRVLLLGSGLGLGLLLLLHRSPGLPLLALVSTVWGLCYAALWPGVMAASQHFARPGMTSRALSVTSVSVVPAIVLGLLGVGQLMQRQPGAAFPLLLGGQLVALTVAASLLTLRLPRANLSAQAVPGGAPQDRPGHVPFRERWGRVGVLLPAALAQSAAPGLLATVFYPLLERLNLHLSQLFVPVLLGVLVGAASLWAFGRLADRFHPRAALMPGLLLLALTFLLAGFPGLEGRVTLVTLMLGLAYGAFIAGWNGLVGRTLPPEYRAAAWGTVMAVESLGNAVGPVLGGVMWAAYGQAGVFWSGAGILLLVEGYYLWPGRAVMRRARPPADVRQDEGPA, encoded by the coding sequence ATGCCCTGGAGCCAACCGTGGACCGTGCTGCGCCTGATCCTGCTGCTGATGAGCAGCGAGTTCGTGCGGACGGGCCTGCTGGTGTCGTACCTGCCGCTGGTCGCGCCGGGACTGCATCTCAGTGCGGGCGCGGTGGGGCTGATCTTTGGGGTGCATTACCTCGCGGACGCGCTCGCGAAGGGGCCGGTGGGCGTCCTGACGGAACGCTACGGGCTGGGGCGGGTGCTGCTGCTCGGGTCGGGGCTGGGGCTGGGTCTGCTGCTGCTGCTGCACCGCTCGCCGGGCCTGCCGCTGCTGGCGCTGGTGTCGACCGTGTGGGGCCTGTGTTACGCGGCACTGTGGCCGGGCGTGATGGCGGCCTCGCAGCACTTCGCGCGGCCCGGCATGACGAGCCGCGCCCTGAGCGTCACGTCGGTGAGCGTCGTGCCGGCCATCGTGCTGGGCCTGCTGGGGGTGGGGCAGCTCATGCAGCGGCAGCCGGGCGCGGCGTTCCCGCTGCTGCTGGGCGGGCAGCTGGTCGCCCTGACGGTCGCGGCGTCCCTGCTGACGCTGCGCCTGCCCCGGGCGAACCTGTCGGCCCAGGCCGTGCCGGGCGGCGCGCCGCAGGACCGGCCTGGGCACGTGCCGTTCCGGGAACGCTGGGGGCGGGTGGGGGTGCTGCTTCCGGCGGCGCTGGCGCAGTCGGCCGCGCCGGGCCTGCTCGCCACGGTCTTCTATCCGCTGCTGGAGCGCCTGAACCTGCACCTGTCGCAGCTGTTCGTGCCGGTGCTGCTGGGCGTGCTGGTGGGCGCAGCGTCCCTGTGGGCCTTCGGGCGGCTCGCGGACCGCTTTCATCCACGCGCGGCGCTCATGCCGGGCCTGCTGCTGCTGGCCCTGACGTTCCTGCTGGCGGGCTTCCCGGGCCTGGAGGGACGCGTGACGCTCGTGACGCTGATGCTCGGCCTGGCGTACGGGGCGTTCATCGCAGGCTGGAACGGGCTGGTGGGGCGCACCCTGCCGCCCGAGTACCGCGCGGCCGCGTGGGGCACTGTGATGGCCGTCGAGTCGCTCGGGAACGCGGTGGGGCCGGTGCTGGGCGGCGTGATGTGGGCCGCGTACGGGCAGGCGGGCGTCTTCTGGAGCGGGGCGGGCATCCTGCTGCTGGTGGAGGGGTACTACCTGTGGCCGGGCCGGGCCGTGATGCGGCGCGCGCGCCCGCCCGCGGACGTCCGGCAGGACGAGGGGCCAGCGTAG
- a CDS encoding putative quinol monooxygenase, translated as MVISLGYVTVPAEHHAQVSQMLSDLAARTRAEQGCLDYRVSHDLEVPGRFTLVETWNSVADMQTHLALPHIGPAVEALHALGARDLSVTAYEAGDPMTML; from the coding sequence ATGGTCATCTCGCTCGGTTACGTCACCGTTCCCGCCGAACATCACGCCCAGGTCTCGCAGATGCTCTCGGACCTCGCCGCCCGCACGCGCGCCGAGCAGGGCTGCCTCGACTACCGCGTCTCACACGACCTCGAGGTGCCGGGCCGTTTCACGCTCGTCGAGACGTGGAACAGCGTGGCCGACATGCAGACGCACCTCGCGCTGCCGCACATCGGCCCGGCCGTCGAGGCCCTGCACGCCCTGGGCGCACGGGACCTGAGCGTCACCGCGTACGAGGCGGGCGACCCCATGACGATGCTGTGA
- a CDS encoding DUF421 domain-containing protein, translating into MPLLRLTGKRGLGQLSAVKLAIVIALGSAVGDPMFYTEVPLLHAMLVTAPVVGLQRGLSLLMVRSERAETFVEGTPTNVVRDGRISLSGCAGTGMSTEDLIRF; encoded by the coding sequence GTGCCGCTGCTGCGCCTGACCGGCAAGCGCGGCCTGGGCCAGCTGAGCGCCGTGAAACTCGCCATCGTGATCGCGCTCGGCTCGGCCGTCGGCGACCCCATGTTCTACACGGAGGTGCCGCTGCTGCACGCCATGCTCGTCACGGCGCCTGTGGTGGGCCTGCAGCGCGGCCTGTCGCTGCTGATGGTGCGCAGCGAACGCGCTGAGACCTTCGTGGAGGGCACGCCCACCAACGTGGTGCGGGACGGCCGCATCAGCCTGAGCGGCTGCGCGGGCACCGGCATGAGCACCGAGGACCTCATCCGGTTTTGA